The Scomber scombrus chromosome 5, fScoSco1.1, whole genome shotgun sequence genome window below encodes:
- the rilp gene encoding RILP-like protein 1 isoform X2 has product MEEPASHSDDKPALEDCFERTFSALTVDNVYEIAKLIGTELEKLIDGYGKESVVGLVPKIVKVLELLESFASRNHAHKLREEELLKTFETIQLQQQKKRERKEGGEESNDKHETRELQQKEQQWRRRCEELQVQVQQLQEDREELQSRLKGSHAHEDRVQRQEREVMLKLKEVVDKQRDELRAKVQEITTISKEVEALQEQLDRFMKMNAELRHKQNVMQAQLKSTVERKADMEADLKEKTKEIENLQAQLDKTNSNSPSCPSQTARESTKKPAVDQKDPDIPCFTKKEVRDIIFERNELKTNLFLVQEELSYYQREILSEERCPGFLLEAVRSAIKKRRTLIKAKMLGIPVNDCSSDEEDKSSLYGQTEVDGTEVDGSDKPAESRIRNLFGFLTRSGNSRSPTHMSTSISSWEILGDSEANEERDQRPSS; this is encoded by the exons ATGGAGGAACCTGCATCTCACTCGGACGACAAACCCGCATTGGAGGATTGTTTTGAGAGGACTTTCTCGGCTTTGACCGTGGACAATGTGTACGAGATTGCCAAGCTGATCGGCACCGAGTTGGAGAAGCTCATCGACGGCTACGGCAAGGAAAGCGTCGTGGGTCTGGTGCCTAAAATTGTGAAAgtgctggagctgctggagaGCTTTGCGTCGAGGAACCACGCACACAAACTGCGGGAGGAAGAGCTGCTGAAGACCTTTGAGACGatacagctgcagcagcagaagaaacgagaaaggaaagaaggaggagaggaaagcaaTGATAAACATGAAACACGG gagctgcagcagaaggagcagcagtggaggaggaggtgtgaggAGCTGCAGGTCCAGGTACAGCAGCTCCAGGAAGACCGGGAGGAGCTACAGAGCCGACTGAAAGGCAGCCATGCACATGAAG ACCGAGTCCAGCGGCAGGAGCGAGAGGTGATGCTGAAGCTGAAGGAGGTGGTGGACAAGCAGAGAGATGAGCTGAGAGCCAAAGTCCAGGAGATAACCACCATCTCCAAAGAGGTGGAGGCG cTTCAGGAGCAGTTGGACCGCTTCATGAAGATGAACGCAGAGCTGCGACACAAGCAGAATGTGATGCAGGCCCAGCTGAAGAGCACCGTGGAGAGAAAGGCCGACATGGAGGCTGACCTCAAAGAGAAGACCAAAGAAATAGAAAACCTCCAAGCACAGCTGGACAAAACCAACAGCAACAGCCCC TCCTGTCCAAGTCAGACAGCTCGGGAGTCAACGAAAAAGCCAGCAGTTGATCAGAAGGATCCTGATATACCGTGCTTCACCAAGAAGGAGGTGCGCGACATCATTTTTGAGAGGAATGAGCTTAAAACCAACCTCTTCCTGGTGCAGGAGGAGCTCAGCTATTATCAGAG GGAGATCCTGAGTGAGGAGAGGTGTCCAGGCTTCCTTTTAGAAGCCGTGCGCTCTGCCATCAAAAAACGGAGAACGCTCATCAAGGCAAAGATGCTTGGGATTCCCGTGAATGACTGCAGCAG TGACGAGGAAGACAAGAGCTCTCTGTATGGGCAAACAGAAGTAGACGGCACGGAAGTAGATGGTTCTGACAAACCGGCTGAATCGCGCATTCGAAACCT CTTTGGTTTCTTGACGCGGTCGGGCAACAGCCGGAGCCCCACTCACATGAGCACCTCCATCTCCAGCTGGGAGATCCTCGGTGACTCGGAGGCCAATGAGGAGCGGGATCAGCGGCCATCCTCCTGA
- the scarf1 gene encoding scavenger receptor class F member 1 isoform X1 translates to MKPLLRALSALLCCSLSSSHTLDPGGKNVCHNLRDPSTLVCCTGWLQEGKECTIALCEGEQACQKDELCVYPGVCRCPPGFFGAHCKGRCPREFYGSDCRKVCKCLPHGRCHSVTGECICDANRWGPLCQNTCKCTRHGHCHPIHGNCTCNEGWWSSTCSKPCQCVSGGSAGLGCDQLTGRCQCKIGHWGLKCPVACNCYLSPCNQRSGVCECTTGWWGPTCDRRCNCDFAHSNCDTDTGMCLCHPGYQGSYCNQLCEAGKYGSGCTRSCGHCKDNQHCSVTDGVCAACEPGWNGTRCDQPCSSGYYGDGCERTCPRCRTNESCDPKTGTCSRCDPGWAGPRCEACSDRTYGDACSFLCSQCFHGNCHHVTGRCVCQPGFQGESCNSSCPALQFGLNCSSACDCGEGVICHPVTGACPSSALLAGILVPLLLLLVAVICCCLCCGGRPADDKDRAAVADGGWSVRMKYHVYSVLANIGAALPCISNWSSGLPRVTVSHHDPELTFNHSFIEPPSCGYVTEGSSFDTDEEEGEALYCVPPRGGRSRDSCYSTLPSSGSEQNCYSLFCCFSSVLRLCLLMLLDFSLSSTDIPAVASGEFQEMSSKCNMFLDPSGFSSEDITSPFSIPRTSSIAKSKRPSVSFAEGTRFSPKERRGSAHDPSSLLGHPRTKSKPARGVLVLSALQNQGGAARPGEEDGAEGEEREDGVDEEATDKQESSCEAGEQEVDRNLNTPSRSTLQVPGASGRRRTMSNTAAQKGNQVSTSTSDTNKVTTVYVTVGKAGRPVSKVESSTEGPVQAMLRRLGSLQRQREQDPGRLKAKTAEGITKPPRRKLGVRASVWEQEGPSGGEVAICKPVRRKHASPNSSDTAGANGTVSLESGAPKRPLSSILKSVPEVASVDSRSELRAEGDRGQGDNLNMGQNEGGYQTIGPEGDAASLTEVIANEGAVVSVNDEPCYENVMIKHS, encoded by the exons ATGAAGCCTCTCCTCAGAGCTCTGagtgctctgctctgctgctcgttgtcctcctcacacacactggACCCTGGTGGGAAGAACGTCTGCCACAATCTCAG GGATCCGTCCACCCTGGTCTGTTGCACTGGATGGCTTCAAGAAGGAAAAGAGTGCACCATAG ctTTGTGTGAGGGCGAGCAGGCCTGCCAGAAGGATGAGCTCTGTGTGTATCCAGGAGTGTGTCGATGCCCACCTGGTTTCTTTGGAGCTCACTGTAAAGGAC GTTGTCCTAGAGAGTTTTATGGATCAGACTGTCGCAAGGTGTGCAAGTGCCTCCCACATGGTCGTTGTCACTCTGTCACTGGCGAGTGCATCTGCGACGCCAATCGATGGGGCCCACTGTGCCAAAACACTTGCAAGTGCACCCGCCACGGCCACTGCCACCCCATCCACGGAAACTGCACCTGCAATGAGGGCTGGTGGTCGTCAACCTGCTCCAAGCCATGCCAGTGCGTCTCCGGGGGCTCAGCGGGCCTCGGCTGTGACCAGCTGACAGGCCGGTGCCAATGCAAAATAGGGCACTGGGGGCTTAAATGTCCCGTAGCTTGCAACTGCTACCTGTCACCGTGCAACCAGCggagtggtgtgtgtgagtgtacgACAGGTTGGTGGGGGCCCACCTGTGACAGGCGATGTAACTGTGACTTTGCGCACAGCAACTGTGACACGGATACAGGGATGTGCCTGTGCCATCCAGGGTACCAGGGGTCCTACTGCAACCAGCTCTGTGAAGCTGGGAAGTACGGCAGCGGGTGTACAAggag TTGTGGTCACTGTAAAgacaaccagcactgctccgtTACTGATGGGGTGTGTGCTGCCTGTGAGCCCGGCTGGAATGGTACACGATGCGACCAGCCGTGCTCGTCTGGTTACTATGGTGACGGCTGTGAGAGGACCTGTCCACGATGTAGGACCAATGAGTCCTGTGACCCAAAAACTGGGACATGTTCGAGGTGTGATCCTGGATGGGCTGGACCCAg GTGTGAGGCCTGCTCTGACAGGACGTACGGAGACGCCTGCAGCTTCCTTTGTAGCCaatgtttccatggtaactGTCATCACGTGACAGGAAGATGTGTCTGTCAGCCAGGCTTTCAGGGAGAGAG TTGTAACAGCAGCTGCCCCGCACTGCAGTTCGGCCTCAACTGTTCCTCTGCCTGCGACTGTGGGGAGGGGGTCATCTGCCACCCGGTCACTGGTGCCTGCCCCAGCA gtGCTCTGCTCGCAGGTATACTGGTtcctttgctcctgctgctcgtAGCTGtaatctgctgctgtctgtgttgtGGAGGACGGCCTGCTGATGACAAAGACAG GGCGGCTGTGGCTGATGGAGGTTGGTCCGTCCGGATGAAATATCACGTCTACAGCGTCCTGGCAAACATCGGCGCTGCTCTCCCCTGTATCTCTAATTGGTCCTCGGGCCTGCCTCGTGTGACTG TATCTCACCATGACCCGGAGCTGACCTTCAACCACAGTTTCATTGAGCCTCCTTCCTGCGGCTATGTGACTGAGGGTTCGTCCTTCGACACtgatgaggaagagggagaggcgCTCTACTGTGTCCCTCCAAGAGGAGGTAGGAGTAGAGATTCATGTTACTCTACGTTGCCCTCTTCTGGTAGTGAGCAGAACTGCTACAGCTTATTCTGTTGCTTCAGTTCTGTGCTTCGTCTGTGTCTTCTAATGTTGCTggacttttctctctcttcaacAGACATCCCAGCAGTGGCCAGCGGCGAGTTCCAGGAGATGAGCTCCAAGTGTAACATGTTCTTGGACCCATCAGGCTTCAGTAGTGAGGACATAACCTCACCCTTCAGCATCCCCCGCACCTCCAGCATCGCCAAATCCAAGCGTCCGTCCGTCTCTTTTGCTGAGGGCACCCGCTTCAGCCCCAAAGAGAGACGTGGCTCGGCTCATGACCCCAGCTCTCTCCTTGGACACCCTCGCACCAAATCCAAGCCTGCTAGGGGGGTTTTGGTGCTCTCTGCCCTCCAAAATCAGGGAGGTGCAGCTAGGCCTGGTGAGGAAGATGGGGCTGAGGGTGAGGAGAGGGAAGATGGGGTGGATGAGGAGGCAACAGATAAACAGGAATCAAGCTGTGAGGCAGGGGAACAAGAAGTAGATAGGAACCTAAACACCCCGTCCCGCTCCACCCTGCAGGTCCCTGGGGCATCAGGACGAAGACGGACTATGTCCAACACTGCTGCTCAAAAAGGGAATCAGGTGTCAACATCTACCTCCGACACAAATAAGGTCACTACAGTGTACGTGACGGTGGGTAAGGCGGGTCGGCCCGTATCAAAGGTGGAGTCGAGCACAGAAGGCCCCGTTCAGGCTATGCTACGGCGACTCGGAAGCCTCCAGAGACAAAGGGAGCAGGATCCTGGCAGGCTCAAAGCCAAAACAGCGGAAGGGATCACCAAACCACCCAGGAGGAAGCTGGGAGTTCGGGCGAGTGTGTGGGAGCAGGAAGGGCCTTCTGGAGGAGAGGTTGCCATTTGTAAACCTGTCAGAAGGAAACATGCTTCCCCCAACTCATCTGACACAGCAGGTGCTAACGGCACTGTGTCATTAGAGAGTGGTGCTCCTAAAAGGCCTCTCTCGTCCATTTTGAAAAGCGTGCCAGAGGTGGCTTCAGTGGACTCTAGGTCAGAGCTGAGGGCGGAGGGAGACAGAGGGCAGGGGGACAACCTCAATATGGGACAAAATGAGGGCGGCTACCAGACAATTGGACCAGAAGGGGACGCTGCAAGTCTCACTGAGGTCATTGCCAATGAAGGTGCAGTGGTCAGTGTGAACGATGAACCATGCTATGAAAACGTAATGATTAAACATTCATAA
- the rilp gene encoding RILP-like protein 1 isoform X1, which yields MEEPASHSDDKPALEDCFERTFSALTVDNVYEIAKLIGTELEKLIDGYGKESVVGLVPKIVKVLELLESFASRNHAHKLREEELLKTFETIQLQQQKKRERKEGGEESNDKHETRQELQQKEQQWRRRCEELQVQVQQLQEDREELQSRLKGSHAHEDRVQRQEREVMLKLKEVVDKQRDELRAKVQEITTISKEVEALQEQLDRFMKMNAELRHKQNVMQAQLKSTVERKADMEADLKEKTKEIENLQAQLDKTNSNSPSCPSQTARESTKKPAVDQKDPDIPCFTKKEVRDIIFERNELKTNLFLVQEELSYYQREILSEERCPGFLLEAVRSAIKKRRTLIKAKMLGIPVNDCSSDEEDKSSLYGQTEVDGTEVDGSDKPAESRIRNLFGFLTRSGNSRSPTHMSTSISSWEILGDSEANEERDQRPSS from the exons ATGGAGGAACCTGCATCTCACTCGGACGACAAACCCGCATTGGAGGATTGTTTTGAGAGGACTTTCTCGGCTTTGACCGTGGACAATGTGTACGAGATTGCCAAGCTGATCGGCACCGAGTTGGAGAAGCTCATCGACGGCTACGGCAAGGAAAGCGTCGTGGGTCTGGTGCCTAAAATTGTGAAAgtgctggagctgctggagaGCTTTGCGTCGAGGAACCACGCACACAAACTGCGGGAGGAAGAGCTGCTGAAGACCTTTGAGACGatacagctgcagcagcagaagaaacgagaaaggaaagaaggaggagaggaaagcaaTGATAAACATGAAACACGG caggagctgcagcagaaggagcagcagtggaggaggaggtgtgaggAGCTGCAGGTCCAGGTACAGCAGCTCCAGGAAGACCGGGAGGAGCTACAGAGCCGACTGAAAGGCAGCCATGCACATGAAG ACCGAGTCCAGCGGCAGGAGCGAGAGGTGATGCTGAAGCTGAAGGAGGTGGTGGACAAGCAGAGAGATGAGCTGAGAGCCAAAGTCCAGGAGATAACCACCATCTCCAAAGAGGTGGAGGCG cTTCAGGAGCAGTTGGACCGCTTCATGAAGATGAACGCAGAGCTGCGACACAAGCAGAATGTGATGCAGGCCCAGCTGAAGAGCACCGTGGAGAGAAAGGCCGACATGGAGGCTGACCTCAAAGAGAAGACCAAAGAAATAGAAAACCTCCAAGCACAGCTGGACAAAACCAACAGCAACAGCCCC TCCTGTCCAAGTCAGACAGCTCGGGAGTCAACGAAAAAGCCAGCAGTTGATCAGAAGGATCCTGATATACCGTGCTTCACCAAGAAGGAGGTGCGCGACATCATTTTTGAGAGGAATGAGCTTAAAACCAACCTCTTCCTGGTGCAGGAGGAGCTCAGCTATTATCAGAG GGAGATCCTGAGTGAGGAGAGGTGTCCAGGCTTCCTTTTAGAAGCCGTGCGCTCTGCCATCAAAAAACGGAGAACGCTCATCAAGGCAAAGATGCTTGGGATTCCCGTGAATGACTGCAGCAG TGACGAGGAAGACAAGAGCTCTCTGTATGGGCAAACAGAAGTAGACGGCACGGAAGTAGATGGTTCTGACAAACCGGCTGAATCGCGCATTCGAAACCT CTTTGGTTTCTTGACGCGGTCGGGCAACAGCCGGAGCCCCACTCACATGAGCACCTCCATCTCCAGCTGGGAGATCCTCGGTGACTCGGAGGCCAATGAGGAGCGGGATCAGCGGCCATCCTCCTGA
- the scarf1 gene encoding scavenger receptor class F member 1 isoform X2, whose translation MKPLLRALSALLCCSLSSSHTLDPGGKNVCHNLRDPSTLVCCTGWLQEGKECTIALCEGEQACQKDELCVYPGVCRCPPGFFGAHCKGRCPREFYGSDCRKVCKCLPHGRCHSVTGECICDANRWGPLCQNTCKCTRHGHCHPIHGNCTCNEGWWSSTCSKPCQCVSGGSAGLGCDQLTGRCQCKIGHWGLKCPVACNCYLSPCNQRSGVCECTTGWWGPTCDRRCNCDFAHSNCDTDTGMCLCHPGYQGSYCNQLCEAGKYGSGCTRSCGHCKDNQHCSVTDGVCAACEPGWNGTRCDQPCSSGYYGDGCERTCPRCRTNESCDPKTGTCSRCDPGWAGPRCEACSDRTYGDACSFLCSQCFHGNCHHVTGRCVCQPGFQGESCNSSCPALQFGLNCSSACDCGEGVICHPVTGACPSSALLAGILVPLLLLLVAVICCCLCCGGRPADDKDRAAVADGGWSVRMKYHVYSVLANIGAALPCISNWSSGLPRVTVSHHDPELTFNHSFIEPPSCGYVTEGSSFDTDEEEGEALYCVPPRGDIPAVASGEFQEMSSKCNMFLDPSGFSSEDITSPFSIPRTSSIAKSKRPSVSFAEGTRFSPKERRGSAHDPSSLLGHPRTKSKPARGVLVLSALQNQGGAARPGEEDGAEGEEREDGVDEEATDKQESSCEAGEQEVDRNLNTPSRSTLQVPGASGRRRTMSNTAAQKGNQVSTSTSDTNKVTTVYVTVGKAGRPVSKVESSTEGPVQAMLRRLGSLQRQREQDPGRLKAKTAEGITKPPRRKLGVRASVWEQEGPSGGEVAICKPVRRKHASPNSSDTAGANGTVSLESGAPKRPLSSILKSVPEVASVDSRSELRAEGDRGQGDNLNMGQNEGGYQTIGPEGDAASLTEVIANEGAVVSVNDEPCYENVMIKHS comes from the exons ATGAAGCCTCTCCTCAGAGCTCTGagtgctctgctctgctgctcgttgtcctcctcacacacactggACCCTGGTGGGAAGAACGTCTGCCACAATCTCAG GGATCCGTCCACCCTGGTCTGTTGCACTGGATGGCTTCAAGAAGGAAAAGAGTGCACCATAG ctTTGTGTGAGGGCGAGCAGGCCTGCCAGAAGGATGAGCTCTGTGTGTATCCAGGAGTGTGTCGATGCCCACCTGGTTTCTTTGGAGCTCACTGTAAAGGAC GTTGTCCTAGAGAGTTTTATGGATCAGACTGTCGCAAGGTGTGCAAGTGCCTCCCACATGGTCGTTGTCACTCTGTCACTGGCGAGTGCATCTGCGACGCCAATCGATGGGGCCCACTGTGCCAAAACACTTGCAAGTGCACCCGCCACGGCCACTGCCACCCCATCCACGGAAACTGCACCTGCAATGAGGGCTGGTGGTCGTCAACCTGCTCCAAGCCATGCCAGTGCGTCTCCGGGGGCTCAGCGGGCCTCGGCTGTGACCAGCTGACAGGCCGGTGCCAATGCAAAATAGGGCACTGGGGGCTTAAATGTCCCGTAGCTTGCAACTGCTACCTGTCACCGTGCAACCAGCggagtggtgtgtgtgagtgtacgACAGGTTGGTGGGGGCCCACCTGTGACAGGCGATGTAACTGTGACTTTGCGCACAGCAACTGTGACACGGATACAGGGATGTGCCTGTGCCATCCAGGGTACCAGGGGTCCTACTGCAACCAGCTCTGTGAAGCTGGGAAGTACGGCAGCGGGTGTACAAggag TTGTGGTCACTGTAAAgacaaccagcactgctccgtTACTGATGGGGTGTGTGCTGCCTGTGAGCCCGGCTGGAATGGTACACGATGCGACCAGCCGTGCTCGTCTGGTTACTATGGTGACGGCTGTGAGAGGACCTGTCCACGATGTAGGACCAATGAGTCCTGTGACCCAAAAACTGGGACATGTTCGAGGTGTGATCCTGGATGGGCTGGACCCAg GTGTGAGGCCTGCTCTGACAGGACGTACGGAGACGCCTGCAGCTTCCTTTGTAGCCaatgtttccatggtaactGTCATCACGTGACAGGAAGATGTGTCTGTCAGCCAGGCTTTCAGGGAGAGAG TTGTAACAGCAGCTGCCCCGCACTGCAGTTCGGCCTCAACTGTTCCTCTGCCTGCGACTGTGGGGAGGGGGTCATCTGCCACCCGGTCACTGGTGCCTGCCCCAGCA gtGCTCTGCTCGCAGGTATACTGGTtcctttgctcctgctgctcgtAGCTGtaatctgctgctgtctgtgttgtGGAGGACGGCCTGCTGATGACAAAGACAG GGCGGCTGTGGCTGATGGAGGTTGGTCCGTCCGGATGAAATATCACGTCTACAGCGTCCTGGCAAACATCGGCGCTGCTCTCCCCTGTATCTCTAATTGGTCCTCGGGCCTGCCTCGTGTGACTG TATCTCACCATGACCCGGAGCTGACCTTCAACCACAGTTTCATTGAGCCTCCTTCCTGCGGCTATGTGACTGAGGGTTCGTCCTTCGACACtgatgaggaagagggagaggcgCTCTACTGTGTCCCTCCAAGAGGAG ACATCCCAGCAGTGGCCAGCGGCGAGTTCCAGGAGATGAGCTCCAAGTGTAACATGTTCTTGGACCCATCAGGCTTCAGTAGTGAGGACATAACCTCACCCTTCAGCATCCCCCGCACCTCCAGCATCGCCAAATCCAAGCGTCCGTCCGTCTCTTTTGCTGAGGGCACCCGCTTCAGCCCCAAAGAGAGACGTGGCTCGGCTCATGACCCCAGCTCTCTCCTTGGACACCCTCGCACCAAATCCAAGCCTGCTAGGGGGGTTTTGGTGCTCTCTGCCCTCCAAAATCAGGGAGGTGCAGCTAGGCCTGGTGAGGAAGATGGGGCTGAGGGTGAGGAGAGGGAAGATGGGGTGGATGAGGAGGCAACAGATAAACAGGAATCAAGCTGTGAGGCAGGGGAACAAGAAGTAGATAGGAACCTAAACACCCCGTCCCGCTCCACCCTGCAGGTCCCTGGGGCATCAGGACGAAGACGGACTATGTCCAACACTGCTGCTCAAAAAGGGAATCAGGTGTCAACATCTACCTCCGACACAAATAAGGTCACTACAGTGTACGTGACGGTGGGTAAGGCGGGTCGGCCCGTATCAAAGGTGGAGTCGAGCACAGAAGGCCCCGTTCAGGCTATGCTACGGCGACTCGGAAGCCTCCAGAGACAAAGGGAGCAGGATCCTGGCAGGCTCAAAGCCAAAACAGCGGAAGGGATCACCAAACCACCCAGGAGGAAGCTGGGAGTTCGGGCGAGTGTGTGGGAGCAGGAAGGGCCTTCTGGAGGAGAGGTTGCCATTTGTAAACCTGTCAGAAGGAAACATGCTTCCCCCAACTCATCTGACACAGCAGGTGCTAACGGCACTGTGTCATTAGAGAGTGGTGCTCCTAAAAGGCCTCTCTCGTCCATTTTGAAAAGCGTGCCAGAGGTGGCTTCAGTGGACTCTAGGTCAGAGCTGAGGGCGGAGGGAGACAGAGGGCAGGGGGACAACCTCAATATGGGACAAAATGAGGGCGGCTACCAGACAATTGGACCAGAAGGGGACGCTGCAAGTCTCACTGAGGTCATTGCCAATGAAGGTGCAGTGGTCAGTGTGAACGATGAACCATGCTATGAAAACGTAATGATTAAACATTCATAA